One Aegilops tauschii subsp. strangulata cultivar AL8/78 chromosome 7, Aet v6.0, whole genome shotgun sequence genomic window carries:
- the LOC109734057 gene encoding beta-glucuronosyltransferase GlcAT14A isoform X2 codes for MVAAGLPPIKHHPAESQPCFATMDIDIGTPSSSPRGRSSSCAGIDLRVLLSVVFGGIFTVFLLAASQAALPSASLFLQRYSAATQRPSPPRFAYLVSGSKGDAGRLRRCLLALYHPRNRYILHLDAEAPDSDRAELAAFVAAHPVLVAAGNVRVVEKANLVTYRGITMVTTTLHAAAAFLHGSGAADWDWFINLSASDYPLVTQDDLMDVFSRLPRDLNFIEHTSDMGWKAHARAKPLVVDPGLYVKTKRDLMWMNTETEKRELPTAFTLFTGSAWTVLSRPFVEYLIGGWDNLPRTLLLYYGNFVSSPEGYFQTVACNADEFRNTTVNHDMHYISWGEPLGQHPELINATHWDRMLRSDAPFARKFGRDPNDPVLAKIDVELLSRQPGMVIPGGWCTGNVGGGGSDDHCSAIGDTTLLHSGPGATRLQRLVESLMSKDNFRPKQCKIADHND; via the exons ATGGTTGCCGCCGGTCTGCCGCCCATCAAGCACCACCCTGCCGAGTCGCAGCCATGCTTTGCCACCATGGACATCGACATCGGCACCCCCTCGTCCTCCCCGCGCGGCcgctcctcctcctgcgccggcATCGACCTGCGGGTCCTGCTCTCCGTCGTCTTCGGGGGAATCTTCACGGTGTTCCTCCTCGCGGCGTCGCAGGCCGCGCTCCCCTCCGCCTCACTCTTCCTCCAGCGGTACTCCGCAGCCACCCAGCGCCCGTCGCCACCGCGCTTCGCCTACCTCGTCTCTGGCTCGAAGGGCGACGCCGGCAGGCTGCGCCGCTGCCTGCTCGCGCTCTACCACCCGCGGAACCGCTACATCCTCCACCTGGACGCGGAGGCGCCGGACTCGGACCGCGCGGAGCTGGCGGCCTTCGTGGCGGCGCATCCGGTCCTCGTCGCGGCCGGCAACGTGCGCGTGGTGGAGAAGGCCAACCTGGTGACCTACCGGGGCATCACCATGGTCACCACCACGCTGCACGCCGCCGCTGCCTTCCTGCACGGCTCTGGTGCCGCCGACTGGGACTGGTTCATCAACCTCTCGGCCTCCGACTACCCGCTCGTCACGCAGGACG ATCTGATGGACGTGTTCTCGCGGCTGCCGCGCGACCTCAACTTCATCGAGCACACGAGCGACATGGGCTGGAAAGC GCATGCGAGGGCGAAGCCGTTGGTTGTCGACCCGGGGCTGTACGTGAAGACGAAGCGCGACCTGATGTGGATGAACACCGAGACCGAGAAGCGGGAGCTGCCCACCGCCTTCACGCTCTTCACAG GTTCTGCTTGGACGGTGTTGTCGCGGCCCTTCGTGGAGTACCTGATTGGGGGGTGGGACAACCTCCCGCGCACCCTCCTCCTCTACTACGGCAACTTCGTCTCCTCTCCGGAGGGTTACTTCCAGACGGTGGCCTGCAACGCCGACGAGTTCCGGAACACCACCGTGAACCACGACATGCACTACATCTCCTGGGGCGAGCCCCTAGGGCAGCATCCGGAGCTCATCAACGCCACTCACTGGGATAGGATGCTCCGCAGTGACGCCCCCTTTGCACGCAAGTTCGGCCGAGACCCTAACGACCCGGTGCTCGCTAAGATTGACGTGGAACTCCTGTCACGGCAGCCCGGCATGGTCATCCCAGGCGGCTGGTGCACAGGAAATGTTGGTGGAGGCGGCAGCGATGATCATTGCTCGGCCATCGGGGACACGACACTCCTGCATTCTGGCCCAGGGGCTACACGGCTGCAGCGGCTCGTCGAGTCGCTCATGTCGAAGGACAACTTCCGGCCTAAACAATGCAAGATAGCAGACCACAACGATTga
- the LOC109734057 gene encoding beta-glucuronosyltransferase GlcAT14A isoform X1, producing the protein MVAAGLPPIKHHPAESQPCFATMDIDIGTPSSSPRGRSSSCAGIDLRVLLSVVFGGIFTVFLLAASQAALPSASLFLQRYSAATQRPSPPRFAYLVSGSKGDAGRLRRCLLALYHPRNRYILHLDAEAPDSDRAELAAFVAAHPVLVAAGNVRVVEKANLVTYRGITMVTTTLHAAAAFLHGSGAADWDWFINLSASDYPLVTQDDLMDVFSRLPRDLNFIEHTSDMGWKAHARAKPLVVDPGLYVKTKRDLMWMNTETEKRELPTAFTLFTGSAWTVLSRPFVEYLIGGWDNLPRTLLLYYGNFVSSPEGYFQTVACNAEEFRNTTVNHDMHYISWGKPSGQHPELINATHWGRMLGSDAPFARKFGRDPDDVVLARIDEELLSRKPGMLIPGGWCAGNVGGGGGDDHCSAVGDAALLHSGPGAVRLQRLVESLLSEDSLRPKQCKIVEHND; encoded by the exons ATGGTTGCCGCCGGTCTGCCGCCCATCAAGCACCACCCTGCCGAGTCGCAGCCATGCTTTGCCACCATGGACATCGACATCGGCACCCCCTCGTCCTCCCCGCGCGGCcgctcctcctcctgcgccggcATCGACCTGCGGGTCCTGCTCTCCGTCGTCTTCGGGGGAATCTTCACGGTGTTCCTCCTCGCGGCGTCGCAGGCCGCGCTCCCCTCCGCCTCACTCTTCCTCCAGCGGTACTCCGCAGCCACCCAGCGCCCGTCGCCACCGCGCTTCGCCTACCTCGTCTCTGGCTCGAAGGGCGACGCCGGCAGGCTGCGCCGCTGCCTGCTCGCGCTCTACCACCCGCGGAACCGCTACATCCTCCACCTGGACGCGGAGGCGCCGGACTCGGACCGCGCGGAGCTGGCGGCCTTCGTGGCGGCGCATCCGGTCCTCGTCGCGGCCGGCAACGTGCGCGTGGTGGAGAAGGCCAACCTGGTGACCTACCGGGGCATCACCATGGTCACCACCACGCTGCACGCCGCCGCTGCCTTCCTGCACGGCTCTGGTGCCGCCGACTGGGACTGGTTCATCAACCTCTCGGCCTCCGACTACCCGCTCGTCACGCAGGACG ATCTGATGGACGTGTTCTCGCGGCTGCCGCGCGACCTCAACTTCATCGAGCACACGAGCGACATGGGCTGGAAAGC GCATGCGAGGGCGAAGCCGTTGGTTGTCGACCCGGGGCTGTACGTGAAGACGAAGCGCGACCTGATGTGGATGAACACCGAGACCGAGAAGCGGGAGCTGCCCACCGCCTTCACGCTCTTCACAG GTTCTGCTTGGACGGTGTTGTCGCGGCCCTTTGTGGAGTACCTGATCGGGGGGTGGGACAACCTGCCACGCACCCTCCTCCTCTACTACGGCAACTTCGTATCCTCCCCGGAGGGCTACTTTCAGACGGTGGCCTGCAACGCCGAGGAGTTCCGAAACACCACTGTGAACCATGACATGCACTACATCTCCTGGGGCAAgccctcggggcagcacccggagctcatCAATGCCACTCATTGGGGTAGGATGCTCGGTAGTGACGCCCCCTTCGCGCGCAAGTTTGGTCGAGACCCCGATGACGTGGTTCTTGCGAGAATCGACGAGGAACTCCTGTCGCGAAAGCCCGGCATGCTCATCCCAGGTGGCTGGTGCGCAGGAAATGTtggtggaggcggcggcgatgATCATTGCTCGGCTGTCGGGGATGCGGCACTCCTGCATTCAGGCCCTGGAGCTGTGCGGCTGCAGCGGCTCGTCGAGTCACTCCTGTCGGAGGACAGCCTCCGGCCTAAACAATGCAAGATAGTCGAGCACAACGATTGA